One stretch of Hymenobacter chitinivorans DSM 11115 DNA includes these proteins:
- a CDS encoding DUF6712 family protein: MLLKTPEELAQFVKIDDNEFPTVLPPEIERLENVLLRPLLGAPLLAWLQAQYDAGIEADSLAARLLRVVQAPLARLGVAGVVVELQMTVSNTGIQIMSTTTHKTAFQWQTKQLEKTLLRKGYLDLCHLLYWLEQSREGSPELQAWAAGPGQTLRRQLIVSVEEFNRFENISSSWPVFEALKPLMRRQELFILAPQLGDEFLQELRDQVRTRTLSEENEELLETYMRPALASLTLARAIPELGLRLTGDGIELMVARIDDANEKEADAGLDLLLQARAFEAQRAADILLEKMRAFLNRTASATRYATYFASSIYKPATTPIPLNTAESRVYRAC; this comes from the coding sequence ATGTTATTGAAAACCCCCGAGGAGCTGGCGCAATTCGTCAAGATCGACGACAACGAATTTCCTACCGTGCTGCCGCCCGAAATCGAACGGCTGGAAAACGTGCTGCTGCGGCCCCTGCTGGGCGCCCCGCTGTTGGCCTGGCTGCAGGCGCAGTACGATGCCGGCATTGAGGCCGACTCGCTGGCGGCCCGGCTGCTGCGCGTGGTGCAGGCGCCGCTGGCCCGCCTGGGCGTGGCCGGCGTGGTGGTGGAGCTGCAAATGACGGTGAGCAACACCGGCATTCAGATAATGTCCACCACGACGCACAAAACGGCCTTTCAGTGGCAGACCAAGCAGTTGGAGAAAACGCTGCTGCGCAAGGGCTATCTGGACTTGTGCCACCTTCTTTACTGGCTGGAGCAAAGCCGAGAGGGTTCCCCGGAACTGCAGGCCTGGGCCGCGGGCCCGGGGCAGACGCTGCGCCGGCAGCTCATCGTCTCGGTCGAGGAGTTCAACCGCTTCGAGAACATCAGCTCCAGCTGGCCAGTCTTCGAAGCCCTCAAGCCCTTGATGCGCCGGCAGGAGCTCTTCATCCTGGCCCCCCAGCTCGGCGACGAGTTTCTGCAGGAGCTGCGCGACCAGGTGCGCACCCGCACGCTCAGCGAGGAGAACGAGGAGCTGCTGGAAACCTACATGCGCCCGGCTCTGGCCAGCCTGACCCTGGCCCGGGCTATCCCGGAGCTGGGCCTGCGCCTGACCGGGGACGGCATTGAGCTGATGGTGGCCCGCATCGATGACGCCAACGAGAAGGAAGCCGATGCCGGCCTGGACCTCTTGCTCCAGGCCCGGGCCTTCGAGGCGCAGCGCGCGGCCGACATCCTGCTCGAGAAGATGCGCGCCTTCCTCAACCGCACGGCCTCAGCCACTCGGTACGCCACGTATTTCGCCAGCAGCATCTACAAGCCGGCGACGACACCCATTCCCCTCAATACCGCGGAATCCCGCGTTTACCGCGCCTGCTAA
- a CDS encoding phage holin family protein encodes MLSLLLPDALRTAGGLFEKFVFNDWNALAFLMVLFLIDTLLGMARSFHQGRFHSRGMRQMFTKLRDYGVGIVVAHVFSAIEIDGSRVPWADYMSLGIKFAIYLMILIIEAKSIDENLRGLGGQGLPLPKFLRKGMTDWEETGSFRSKEPPADLSTATTVTSPIEEVTP; translated from the coding sequence ATGCTTTCGCTACTACTTCCTGACGCCCTGCGCACGGCCGGCGGCCTGTTTGAAAAGTTCGTGTTCAACGACTGGAATGCACTGGCCTTCCTGATGGTGCTCTTCCTGATTGATACGCTGCTGGGCATGGCCCGCAGCTTCCACCAGGGCCGCTTTCACAGCCGCGGCATGCGGCAGATGTTCACCAAGCTGCGCGACTACGGCGTGGGCATCGTCGTGGCGCACGTCTTCAGCGCCATCGAAATCGACGGCAGCCGCGTGCCCTGGGCCGACTATATGTCGCTGGGCATCAAGTTCGCCATCTACCTAATGATTCTAATCATCGAGGCCAAGTCCATTGACGAGAACCTGCGCGGGCTCGGTGGCCAGGGCCTGCCGCTGCCCAAGTTCCTGCGCAAGGGCATGACGGACTGGGAAGAAACTGGCTCGTTCCGCAGCAAAGAGCCCCCGGCCGACCTGAGCACGGCCACCACTGTTACGTCACCCATTGAAGAAGTTACCCCATGA
- a CDS encoding lysozyme encodes MKTGVKGLALIKKEEQFMAKAYYCPAHILTIGYGHVIQKGEEHLKTAVLTEPEAAALLAKDLARYEAAVTGAIKVPLTQNQFDACVTMCYNIGTTGFATSNLVKKINERAPEAVIRPYWEVWNKMDGTRNRKDDDKDGLVDEAGEKQVAPGLVRRRANELALYFSK; translated from the coding sequence ATGAAAACCGGAGTAAAGGGCCTGGCCCTGATCAAAAAAGAGGAGCAGTTCATGGCTAAGGCCTACTACTGCCCGGCCCACATTCTGACTATCGGTTACGGCCACGTGATTCAGAAAGGGGAGGAGCACCTGAAAACGGCTGTGCTGACCGAGCCCGAGGCGGCCGCGCTGCTGGCCAAGGACCTGGCCCGCTACGAGGCGGCCGTCACTGGCGCCATCAAGGTGCCGCTGACCCAGAACCAGTTCGATGCCTGCGTGACCATGTGCTACAACATCGGCACAACGGGTTTTGCCACTTCTAACCTGGTCAAGAAAATCAACGAGCGGGCCCCGGAGGCGGTGATTCGGCCTTATTGGGAAGTCTGGAACAAGATGGACGGCACGCGCAACCGCAAGGACGATGATAAGGATGGCCTGGTCGACGAGGCCGGCGAGAAGCAGGTAGCGCCCGGCCTGGTGCGCCGGCGGGCAAACGAGTTGGCTCTATACTTTTCAAAGTAG
- a CDS encoding SprB repeat-containing protein: MIRIKLQWFGDGTWQGDNGADYGSKFIADRYEFNTASKKVLFTNQVTDQGRNTFFQNDAVGEAPPEDFSWPLDVPFFSEAIGATWYGYFHDGAGGFTVQEVVLTATAVPTKAICFGSATGAITVTPGGGTGVWTYAWADGPTTKDRSLVTAGTYVVTVTDANSSKVTVQVVVGQSPQLLVLLRKTPNSASVEVTGGVPPYSFLWDDGPTTPDRPDLGAGSYACIVTDAQGCTAETVTFTIIENNFFWSGNPITLKLDAGAAYRANPSTKPNLSFVCEVFLEKEYLSENFELVGTVLEQPADRDGRTTFQVQQLLAKFLQPHVPAPGQNTVTRADSLFRRFYLKHAQVYGNPPVRSGSVTVARNYVALGGLNFTEQQTRTWFNSYFSGVKPFLTWDVNPKPAAVDQPEFLYYLVPSAEVTSFAPRVVVTYTDNSQESFLLDTVFGAGLFEIYCLPAGYQQLGLSDKLGKQVVRWEVSVVDEDGVPLSEKRHYVLDRLPVAQRRYLLYANSLGGNNTYVATGEADQEAEVTGEEAQLALALDYDPLQGDTAVQKRQLRPVLKLASGVHLTRATMLGLQDLLLSRRVLLRNGSRWVAGYLKAKQVPIVSEGKTIQTLDLEFYLPRESYFTPLLPQVPAGQPVLPVGPDSGAL; the protein is encoded by the coding sequence ATGATTCGCATAAAACTGCAGTGGTTCGGCGACGGCACCTGGCAGGGCGACAACGGAGCGGACTACGGCAGCAAGTTTATTGCCGACCGCTACGAGTTCAACACGGCCTCCAAAAAGGTCCTCTTTACCAACCAGGTCACCGATCAGGGGCGCAACACCTTCTTCCAGAACGATGCCGTCGGCGAAGCCCCACCCGAGGACTTCAGCTGGCCGCTGGACGTGCCCTTCTTCTCCGAGGCAATTGGAGCCACCTGGTACGGCTACTTCCACGATGGCGCCGGCGGCTTCACGGTGCAGGAAGTGGTGCTCACCGCTACGGCCGTGCCCACCAAGGCCATCTGCTTTGGCAGCGCCACGGGCGCCATCACTGTGACGCCTGGCGGCGGCACTGGTGTGTGGACCTATGCCTGGGCCGATGGCCCAACGACGAAGGACCGCAGCCTGGTCACGGCGGGCACCTACGTGGTTACCGTGACTGATGCCAACAGCAGCAAGGTCACGGTGCAGGTGGTCGTCGGGCAGAGCCCGCAGCTGCTGGTGCTGCTGCGTAAAACGCCGAACTCGGCCAGTGTGGAAGTCACCGGCGGGGTGCCGCCCTACAGCTTCCTGTGGGACGACGGCCCCACCACGCCCGACCGCCCGGACTTAGGCGCCGGTTCCTACGCCTGCATCGTGACCGACGCCCAGGGCTGCACGGCCGAGACGGTGACGTTCACCATCATCGAGAATAACTTCTTCTGGAGCGGCAACCCTATCACGCTGAAGCTCGATGCCGGCGCCGCCTACCGGGCCAACCCCAGCACCAAGCCTAACCTCTCGTTTGTCTGTGAGGTGTTTCTGGAAAAGGAGTATCTGAGCGAGAACTTCGAGCTGGTGGGCACCGTGCTCGAGCAGCCCGCCGACCGCGACGGCCGCACGACCTTCCAGGTGCAACAGCTGCTGGCCAAGTTCCTGCAGCCGCACGTGCCGGCTCCGGGCCAGAACACCGTGACCCGGGCCGACAGCCTGTTTCGGCGCTTCTACCTCAAGCACGCGCAGGTGTACGGCAACCCGCCCGTGCGCAGCGGCTCGGTAACGGTGGCGCGGAACTACGTGGCCCTGGGTGGCCTCAACTTCACCGAGCAGCAGACCCGCACCTGGTTCAATAGCTATTTCAGTGGCGTCAAGCCCTTCCTGACCTGGGACGTCAATCCTAAGCCGGCGGCCGTGGACCAGCCCGAGTTTCTCTACTACCTGGTGCCCTCGGCTGAGGTGACCAGTTTTGCCCCACGCGTCGTCGTGACCTATACCGATAACAGCCAGGAGTCCTTCCTGCTCGACACGGTGTTCGGGGCCGGGCTGTTTGAAATCTATTGCCTGCCGGCGGGCTACCAGCAGCTGGGCCTGAGCGACAAGCTGGGCAAGCAAGTCGTGCGCTGGGAGGTGTCCGTCGTCGATGAAGATGGCGTGCCACTGAGTGAAAAACGGCACTATGTCCTCGACCGGCTACCGGTGGCCCAGCGGCGCTACCTTCTGTACGCCAACTCGCTGGGCGGCAATAACACCTACGTGGCCACCGGCGAGGCCGACCAGGAAGCCGAGGTAACCGGTGAGGAAGCCCAGTTGGCCCTGGCCCTGGACTACGACCCACTACAGGGCGACACGGCCGTGCAGAAGCGGCAGCTGCGCCCCGTGCTCAAGCTGGCCAGCGGCGTGCACCTGACCCGGGCCACGATGCTGGGCCTGCAGGACTTGCTGCTCAGCCGGCGGGTGCTGCTGCGCAACGGCTCGCGCTGGGTGGCCGGCTACCTCAAAGCCAAGCAGGTGCCCATCGTATCGGAGGGCAAAACCATCCAGACGCTGGACCTGGAGTTCTACCTGCCCCGGGAGAGTTATTTCACGCCCCTGCTGCCGCAGGTGCCGGCGGGCCAGCCGGTGCTGCCGGTGGGGCCAGACTCGGGCGCGTTATGA
- a CDS encoding phage tail tape measure protein: MADNSEERKIKILLDAVQPNASIKEMTAGASLMNNQLAKMSADDPGRAKLQDDFARLTARITEARMAQRTIIKTTEELAEEQRQLQLATEKLNQENREVVLNGQKVSASFKDMKAAGALLEQQLHELSADDPGRAKLLRDYQELQKRIDGVKKEMGETAEKGFTMKDALTFAGVGVGLEAAVDVVKEMGAEIAQTVKEFEDLRSQINTLTGATGAELDELSTSVAAVAKTFDKDFNEVLLASNTLSKQMGISQQEAIRLIEQGFLSGADASGEFLDQVKEYAPQFKAAGLSANEAIGVISQSVTTGIFSDKGADVVKEFGLRIREQTKSTKDAMYAAFGPEFTKEILDGVNDGSLSSVEALRKVSQQMNDTKIPASQLQTVIADVFGGPGEDAGLEYLKSLRNVSTGVDGLVDSTNVYTQRQQVLLASQKELASVQNDLAKQFEGSSTVLDTLTNKGLTVLYALLGSLAATFKELVAPVQEIWDAFVELGESLGLVSKEGLSAKSMGEALGNVFRLLMVPTKLLWGLVADLVRGFVDWAKSSEVARAALTVMTLPIRTLFELLSNGPAYFAGFSAAAESSFGTIGRAWRKILDRDFGGAADEFKNIGKAAGDAYTKAFADATAKRAAASSTSTSGGAEAPEGPTKAAGGDGMTESDKAKAEKDAEAARKKAKEARDKVDQDRLNDIKRFVQAEGKEMEGRNALLNQLGEREVSDAEARRILEQQKIFDAATDRVRKLTGSEADYTEQVKAIVEERDLQLRELADKHAEEEEKRRQEAIDKKLELAAAEAEEQLAALELKLANGVLDEWAYQDAVYAVKLAAHERELELLKEKSGAETAEYKKANANKLKEQAEYAAKKKNLDQDLVKAEQLVSAVKKVLGEGEINLLAEIFGKKSAIYKAAVVVQKTMAAAEVGISLAKQIAVNTETGTKISAMAPPVSIPIGTAYTIGANLFAGGVAAVQIGKIMGMGFRSGGRTSGGGGPLDLAGLQVGPNGKLIDQDGFAVAGVVHENEYVIPEWMRADPQVAQMEQWLEARRQRGFITGGPTTEGSSQAVDPDVELLGSGDVVSLLRQLVAGQEHYANEVGTWARELQVVQQDLVDLNKDLDVVKQIQRGNGITG, encoded by the coding sequence ATGGCAGACAATAGCGAAGAGCGGAAGATAAAAATCCTGCTGGATGCGGTACAGCCCAACGCCAGCATTAAGGAAATGACCGCCGGTGCCAGCCTGATGAACAACCAGCTGGCAAAAATGAGTGCCGACGACCCGGGCCGGGCCAAGCTCCAAGATGATTTTGCGCGCCTCACGGCCCGCATTACGGAAGCCCGCATGGCCCAGCGCACCATTATCAAAACGACCGAGGAGCTGGCCGAGGAGCAGCGTCAGCTGCAACTGGCCACCGAGAAGCTTAACCAGGAAAACCGGGAGGTAGTCCTGAATGGGCAGAAGGTGTCGGCCTCATTCAAGGACATGAAGGCCGCCGGCGCGCTGCTCGAGCAGCAGCTGCACGAGTTGTCGGCCGACGACCCGGGCCGGGCCAAGCTGCTCAGGGACTACCAGGAGCTGCAAAAGCGCATCGACGGTGTGAAGAAGGAAATGGGCGAAACGGCCGAGAAGGGCTTCACGATGAAGGACGCGCTGACCTTCGCCGGCGTCGGCGTCGGCCTGGAAGCCGCCGTCGACGTGGTGAAGGAAATGGGCGCCGAAATTGCCCAGACGGTCAAGGAGTTCGAGGACCTGCGCAGCCAGATCAACACGCTGACCGGCGCCACTGGGGCGGAGCTCGACGAGCTGAGCACCAGCGTGGCGGCCGTGGCCAAGACCTTCGACAAGGACTTCAACGAAGTGCTCCTAGCCAGCAACACGCTGAGCAAGCAGATGGGTATTTCCCAGCAGGAGGCCATCCGGCTCATCGAGCAGGGCTTCCTGAGCGGCGCCGACGCCTCGGGCGAGTTCCTCGACCAGGTGAAGGAGTACGCGCCGCAGTTCAAGGCCGCCGGCCTCTCGGCCAACGAAGCCATCGGCGTGATTTCGCAGTCGGTGACCACCGGCATCTTCTCCGACAAGGGCGCCGACGTGGTCAAAGAGTTCGGCCTGCGGATCCGGGAGCAGACCAAGTCCACCAAGGACGCCATGTATGCCGCCTTCGGGCCCGAATTCACCAAGGAAATCCTCGACGGCGTTAACGACGGCAGCCTCAGCTCGGTGGAGGCCCTGCGCAAGGTGTCGCAGCAGATGAACGACACCAAGATTCCGGCCTCGCAGCTGCAAACCGTGATTGCCGACGTGTTCGGCGGCCCGGGCGAAGATGCGGGCCTGGAGTACTTGAAGTCCCTGCGCAACGTGTCGACCGGCGTCGACGGCCTGGTCGACAGCACCAACGTGTACACCCAGCGCCAGCAGGTCCTACTGGCCAGCCAGAAGGAGTTGGCCTCGGTGCAGAACGACCTGGCCAAGCAGTTCGAAGGCAGCAGCACCGTGCTCGACACGCTGACCAACAAGGGCCTGACGGTGCTCTATGCGCTGCTGGGTTCGTTGGCGGCTACCTTCAAGGAGCTGGTTGCCCCGGTGCAGGAAATCTGGGATGCCTTTGTCGAGCTGGGCGAGTCGTTGGGCCTGGTCTCGAAAGAGGGCCTCTCGGCCAAATCCATGGGCGAGGCCCTAGGCAATGTGTTCCGGCTCCTGATGGTACCCACCAAGCTGCTCTGGGGCTTGGTGGCCGACCTGGTGCGCGGCTTCGTCGACTGGGCCAAGTCGTCGGAGGTGGCCCGGGCTGCGCTGACGGTGATGACGCTGCCTATCCGCACCCTGTTTGAGCTGCTCAGCAACGGCCCGGCGTATTTCGCCGGCTTCTCCGCTGCAGCTGAGAGTTCGTTCGGTACCATCGGCCGGGCCTGGCGCAAAATCCTCGACCGGGACTTCGGCGGCGCAGCCGACGAGTTCAAGAATATCGGCAAGGCGGCCGGCGATGCCTATACCAAGGCATTTGCCGATGCGACGGCCAAGCGTGCCGCGGCCAGCAGCACGTCGACGTCGGGTGGGGCCGAGGCTCCGGAGGGCCCTACGAAGGCGGCTGGTGGCGACGGCATGACCGAGTCGGACAAAGCCAAGGCCGAGAAGGATGCGGAAGCAGCCCGAAAAAAAGCCAAGGAGGCGCGGGACAAGGTAGATCAGGACCGCCTGAATGATATCAAGCGCTTCGTTCAGGCTGAGGGTAAGGAAATGGAAGGGCGCAATGCCCTGCTCAACCAACTGGGGGAACGGGAAGTCTCCGATGCGGAGGCCCGGCGCATACTGGAGCAGCAGAAAATCTTCGATGCCGCCACCGACCGGGTCCGGAAGCTCACAGGTTCGGAAGCGGACTATACGGAGCAAGTGAAAGCCATCGTCGAGGAGCGGGACCTGCAGCTGCGCGAGTTGGCCGACAAGCATGCCGAGGAAGAGGAGAAACGCCGGCAGGAGGCTATCGATAAAAAGCTGGAGCTGGCCGCGGCCGAAGCGGAGGAGCAACTGGCAGCGCTGGAGCTGAAGCTGGCCAACGGCGTACTGGATGAGTGGGCCTACCAGGATGCGGTGTACGCCGTGAAGCTGGCCGCCCACGAGCGGGAGCTAGAGCTGCTCAAGGAGAAAAGTGGGGCCGAAACGGCCGAGTATAAGAAAGCCAATGCCAACAAGCTCAAGGAGCAGGCCGAGTATGCCGCCAAGAAAAAGAACCTCGACCAGGACCTGGTCAAGGCGGAGCAGCTGGTGAGTGCCGTGAAAAAGGTGCTGGGTGAGGGGGAGATAAACCTGCTGGCGGAAATCTTCGGCAAGAAGTCCGCCATCTATAAAGCGGCCGTGGTCGTGCAAAAGACCATGGCGGCGGCTGAGGTCGGCATTAGCCTGGCCAAGCAGATTGCCGTCAATACCGAAACGGGCACCAAGATTTCGGCCATGGCCCCGCCGGTGTCGATTCCCATCGGCACGGCCTATACCATCGGGGCTAACTTATTCGCCGGCGGCGTGGCGGCCGTGCAGATTGGTAAAATCATGGGCATGGGTTTCCGCTCCGGTGGCCGCACCAGCGGCGGGGGTGGGCCTCTGGATCTGGCCGGCCTGCAGGTGGGCCCCAACGGCAAGCTCATCGACCAGGATGGCTTCGCCGTGGCCGGCGTGGTGCACGAGAATGAGTACGTGATTCCGGAGTGGATGCGGGCTGACCCGCAGGTAGCTCAGATGGAGCAGTGGCTGGAGGCCCGGCGCCAGCGGGGCTTCATCACCGGTGGCCCCACCACCGAGGGCAGTAGCCAGGCCGTGGATCCGGACGTGGAGCTGCTGGGCTCGGGCGACGTGGTGAGCCTGCTCCGGCAGCTGGTGGCCGGCCAAGAGCACTATGCCAACGAAGTCGGCACTTGGGCTCGCGAGCTGCAGGTGGTGCAGCAGGACCTAGTTGATCTGAACAAGGACCTCGATGTGGTGAAACAGATCCAGCGCGGCAACGGAATTACCGGCTAA
- a CDS encoding recombinase family protein: MRVALYARVSTQDKDQDPENQLLVLRREAERAGDVVVKEYVDEDSGRKSSRKAFQQLLADASKRKFDLVRVWDLSRFSREGVEKVFEYTSLLEQCGVSFWSYSEPMLNTAGPMKDFMKAVLSWAAGYYSERLSENVKQGLARKKLKATEKGEVYVHGRRALAPELVAQIRELQAAGLSVRKISAAVDVPVGTVHKYFIKEENPAE; the protein is encoded by the coding sequence ATGAGAGTGGCCCTATATGCCCGAGTATCAACCCAGGATAAAGACCAGGACCCGGAAAACCAACTGCTGGTGCTGCGCCGCGAAGCCGAGCGCGCAGGCGACGTAGTCGTAAAGGAGTACGTCGATGAGGACTCGGGCCGCAAGTCCAGCCGGAAGGCCTTCCAGCAGCTGCTGGCCGACGCCAGCAAGCGCAAGTTCGACCTGGTGCGTGTGTGGGACTTAAGCCGCTTTAGCCGCGAAGGAGTCGAGAAGGTGTTCGAGTATACGTCGCTGCTGGAGCAGTGCGGGGTGAGCTTCTGGAGCTACTCCGAGCCGATGCTCAATACGGCCGGCCCAATGAAAGACTTTATGAAAGCGGTGCTCAGCTGGGCTGCCGGCTACTACAGTGAGCGGTTGAGCGAAAACGTCAAGCAGGGCTTGGCCCGGAAGAAGCTCAAGGCTACTGAGAAAGGAGAGGTTTACGTGCACGGCCGACGCGCCCTGGCTCCAGAGCTAGTCGCCCAGATCCGAGAGCTGCAAGCAGCAGGCCTCAGCGTCCGGAAAATCAGTGCGGCCGTCGACGTGCCGGTGGGTACGGTCCACAAGTACTTCATTAAAGAAGAGAACCCTGCCGAGTAG
- a CDS encoding DUF2806 domain-containing protein: MLYETILLGSGAGAGFLSSKAGLALIEKCSEAMGGLLKPWQIVRMAKAEGQASIIKAEADEAIKELALRTQNRLIAQGMQEQQNIETTILKSLPNLQESATPEYIDQDWLAHFFDKTRLVSNEQMQDLWAQVLAGEANAPGCYSRRTIEFLSTMSQQEAMWFRQACSFIWKDLDTQQLYVIADLSQEEPLPTGITVENFKHLADIGLFTIAAFGANVTPYYLNKPSVRIENNDVRLEVKALVALPVGDAQMTNIGRELYTICRPEAAPDLLGYTRRYLSTKSAGNVICEL; encoded by the coding sequence ATGCTTTACGAAACCATATTACTAGGTAGTGGTGCCGGAGCTGGCTTCCTGTCTAGCAAAGCTGGCTTGGCTCTGATCGAAAAATGCAGCGAGGCCATGGGCGGCCTGCTCAAACCTTGGCAGATAGTGCGAATGGCTAAGGCTGAGGGCCAAGCCAGCATCATTAAAGCCGAAGCGGATGAAGCTATAAAGGAACTGGCTTTACGCACGCAGAACCGCCTAATTGCTCAAGGAATGCAAGAGCAGCAAAATATTGAGACCACAATTTTAAAATCACTGCCTAATCTACAGGAGTCAGCCACCCCTGAATATATTGATCAAGATTGGTTGGCTCATTTCTTCGATAAGACCCGGCTCGTTTCCAATGAACAGATGCAAGACCTCTGGGCCCAGGTGCTAGCAGGAGAGGCAAATGCACCGGGCTGCTACTCCCGTCGAACCATTGAGTTCTTATCCACCATGTCTCAGCAGGAGGCCATGTGGTTTCGTCAAGCGTGTTCCTTTATCTGGAAAGACCTTGACACACAACAGCTATACGTAATAGCTGATCTAAGTCAAGAAGAACCATTACCAACTGGTATAACAGTTGAAAACTTTAAACACCTAGCTGATATCGGACTTTTTACTATTGCCGCTTTTGGGGCAAACGTCACCCCATATTATCTAAATAAGCCAAGCGTCAGAATAGAGAACAACGATGTTAGATTGGAAGTCAAAGCTCTTGTAGCTCTGCCTGTCGGAGATGCGCAAATGACTAATATCGGGCGTGAGTTATATACGATATGCCGCCCAGAAGCCGCGCCTGATCTCCTTGGATACACCCGCAGATACTTGAGCACGAAGTCTGCAGGTAATGTAATTTGTGAACTATAA
- a CDS encoding organic hydroperoxide resistance protein: MKKNLYTAEASATGGRSGHVRSSDSVIDMDMSVPEGLGGKKGATNPEQLFAAGYASCFQQALIVIAGRENLKLSPDSTVQCAVTLFQDGEAYGLSAVLDVDLKDMDQQKAFELVNKAHQICPYSVGTRGNMEVELKVAGQAAPVAADNA, from the coding sequence ATGAAAAAGAATCTGTATACGGCCGAAGCTTCGGCTACTGGCGGCCGCAGCGGCCACGTGCGTTCCTCCGACAGCGTAATTGATATGGATATGTCGGTGCCGGAAGGGTTAGGCGGCAAGAAGGGAGCTACCAACCCCGAGCAGCTCTTTGCCGCCGGCTACGCCTCCTGCTTCCAACAGGCACTGATTGTCATTGCCGGCCGGGAAAACCTTAAGCTGAGCCCCGATAGCACCGTGCAATGCGCCGTGACGCTATTCCAGGACGGCGAAGCTTACGGCCTGAGCGCCGTGCTGGATGTGGACCTGAAGGATATGGACCAGCAAAAGGCCTTTGAGCTCGTGAACAAAGCCCACCAGATCTGCCCGTATTCGGTGGGTACGCGCGGCAATATGGAAGTAGAGCTGAAAGTAGCCGGCCAAGCGGCTCCCGTGGCAGCCGATAACGCTTAG
- a CDS encoding transglutaminase-like domain-containing protein → MAPPTKPLEYSQAPDPTPCTFQYSSADEPYLVTLRENYALNDIVAGKTTDLDKARTLCTWVHNRWVHDGHVRAKKPDPLSILKDADLGHNFQCIEYSIVLSGVLTAMGMPARAVYLKTADSETRREGAGHAVTEVWLRDQQKWVMLDGQWDAVPFLNNEPVNLIELQKALAANDPGLRIETASNTRTKTYFNWLNPYLYYFDTVLDNRFGVKTQPSGIMLVPLGAKCPTVFQRDTPIRRMRYTNSVTTFYSRPVDFMAGEANKPHAPEGSGSY, encoded by the coding sequence TTGGCGCCGCCGACCAAACCCCTGGAGTACTCGCAGGCGCCGGACCCAACTCCCTGCACTTTCCAATACAGCTCCGCTGATGAGCCTTACCTGGTTACGCTCCGCGAGAATTACGCCCTAAATGATATTGTGGCCGGCAAGACGACCGATCTGGACAAAGCCCGCACGCTCTGTACCTGGGTACACAACCGCTGGGTGCATGACGGCCACGTGCGCGCCAAAAAGCCCGACCCACTTTCCATTCTAAAGGATGCCGACCTGGGCCACAACTTTCAGTGCATCGAGTACAGCATCGTGCTGAGCGGGGTGCTGACGGCCATGGGAATGCCGGCCCGGGCCGTGTACCTGAAAACCGCCGACTCGGAAACCCGCCGCGAAGGCGCCGGCCACGCCGTGACGGAAGTCTGGCTGCGTGACCAGCAGAAGTGGGTCATGCTGGATGGTCAATGGGACGCGGTGCCTTTTCTGAACAACGAGCCCGTAAACCTGATTGAACTGCAGAAGGCCCTGGCGGCCAACGACCCGGGACTACGCATCGAAACCGCCTCCAACACCCGGACTAAAACCTATTTCAACTGGCTTAACCCCTACCTCTATTACTTCGACACGGTCTTGGACAACCGTTTTGGGGTGAAGACTCAGCCTAGCGGCATTATGCTGGTACCCCTGGGCGCCAAATGCCCTACCGTGTTTCAGCGTGACACGCCCATTCGCCGCATGCGCTACACCAATTCAGTAACCACGTTCTATTCCCGTCCAGTCGACTTTATGGCCGGGGAAGCCAACAAGCCCCATGCGCCCGAAGGCAGCGGTTCTTACTAA